The genomic window AATTGTTGCATTTTCTTCCAGGATGATTTGGCTGCAACCCGCAATGACATCATCTCCGATACTTCCTGATATGGTCAGTTTCCCGGCTGCTATCCTGACATCATCGGCTATGTTTCCTCTTATTGCTATTGTACCGCCCGCAGCTATCAGGTCTCCGGAAATGTCGCCATTGACGGTAATGTTGCCGCCGGTAACTACGAGGTCACCGTTTATATCACTGTTAATCTGCAGGGCACCTCCTGCAGCATAAACATCATCATCTATCTGTTGTAAGATTTCCATATCCTCTTCAACATCATATGAGGTGAAGGCCAAAGCAGGTTGGATGCTTAACAGTACACATACCAGTAATAGGATAGTGAAACTTCTGATTTGCATAGTATACCCCCTCTTAATGATTGGCTGAAGAGTTATTTAAGGAACACTGTCAATCCACATTTTGTTGCTTTATAATATCCAGCGTATTCATAACACCCAGGGCGACACCTTCAACTTCGATACCTCCCTTTCCCTTTGCTCCGTCACCAACCACGTAAAGATTGTTAATAGGCGTGGTATTACCTATATCTGAGCCGGAAGATGCCCTGTTTACAGGCCAGCCGTCATAATATGACTGGGTGAGAATTACTTCATATTTTTTATTGGGGAAGACTTCCTTTAGATCCTTCAGGCCAATTTCGATCTCCTCCTCAATTTTATCGATTTTTTCCTGCTGGACACTTTGATGTGCCATTACCAGATGTTTCCCCGCCGGTGCAAGGTTGGGGTCTGTGTTGGTCACTTCATTGATTCCATTGACCCGGCGACAGTAAGGTGTCAGAAGAATCCCGTTATGGCCAATCAAAGGCTCTTCTGCGGCCAGGCATATCTTAATTCCCGCAGAAGGTTTGGCATTGTCTATTTTTTCTTCATAAGCATTATCTATGGCACCTGAGTCATAAAGGTCTCTTGTAAAAGGGTGTCCAATATTGCTTATTACAATATCAGAGTAATTTTTTATTCCATCTGTTATTACTCCCCGGGCCGTATTGTCTTCCACAATTACCTGACTCACTTCTGTATTTTTATGAATTTTTCCGCCATTTGAACGAATTATTTCCACAAGAGCATCCGTAACCCCTTTGCATCCACCTATTGGGATGCCTGTTCCTCCATAGCGGTAGAGATTCTCAAATATTTCAAAAGCTTCCTCTGCAGGTACATCTCTGTTTGTAAGGCTCAGTGCCCAGCCACAGAATGAGTTGGCGGTTTTGTGTGCACTATCTTCATTCAGGTATTTACAAATCCAGTTTTCAAAAGAAATATTTTTAGGAGGCCACCTTCTGGTGGTAACTAAAAGGATTGAAAGCTTGAGCCTGTTCCACATGGAGAATTGTGAGCCATACTGATTGAAAGATATATCTTTAAATCCTGATTTGTAATTATTTGAACCATCTACAGGTATACGGATAATGGCCATTGGCTTACAGGGTACGATTGCCACATCTGCACCTATTTTCCTGAGCAGGTTGCCCAGGGGGCCTGTAGAACCATGAGGTATCATGTGCAATGCTCCCGTGGACAGGCTAAAACCGTGATATTCGATGTTCGTGAATCGGCCACCTGTAATGGGTAACCTTTCAAACACCTCGATTTCATGCCCTTCGGTTGCGAGTGAAGCCGCGCTTAAAAGACCCCCGAGACCTGCTCCGATGACATTGATTTTCATTTTCCAGCCTCAATAGCCTTAAGGGGGCAGTAAAATGCACATGCGCCACAGTTGGTACATTTTTCTGTAATGTATGCATTTCCTTTAACTAAAATGGCGTCCTGTTTGCAGAAAGCGGTACATTGTCCGCATCCAACACATTTTTCATTGACTTGCATATGATTCTCCACTATTCTGGTAGGTGTACTATGTTTTGAATTACGATATGAATTGGAATTGGGATGAATACACAATTTATTAATATTTAGTTTTCGTTACTTTAAAGGTAGTAATGGTGGAAGCAGGCCATTGTTAATTATCAATGGTGATAGTTATATATCTCCTTGTTCATATGTTCTTAAATGGTGATTGGATGTCTGCAGAGATAATACAGGTAGTATCCCGGAAAAAGGGTGAAATTGTTTCAAAAAAAGTTAAGGCAGCGCCCTATGAATTTACTATCGCAACTCGTGCAAGATGGGAAATGGTGATTGCGGATAACGATTTGGAAATCAGGGCAGGAGAATACAAAAAGATTCCTGTAAGGGAAATAACCCTTGATCCCGATACTCTTGCAATGCCGTGCGCTTTCACGTATCATGCGGTTGCTTCTGTTCTCAAGATTGCTTCTACTGAAGGGGCATGTCCGGTGGATAAAGAGCGCACTGTCAGGTATGCATATGTCTTCGGCCAGACAAATGGAAAAATAAGGGAAGGCGACCTGCTTGGTGTCTTGAATGTTTTCCCGATAATGTTTACCAGGGAAGCAATGACTCCTACTGAAGTTGACTGAGGGGTATTTGGATGGAAACCTGTTTGATCTGTGGAGAGACTCAGGACTATAAACAGTATGGTAATTACAATATCTGCACTACCTGTGCTGATGTTATGGAAGATGTGATGGGGGAATTTTTCCTCCGCACAATTTGCAATTGCTCCAAGCCCCAGTCCCATGAGACATATTTTAGTTATTTAAACAGTACTTCGAAGTACATTTCTGATTACAAGAAAATCACATCCCGTTCGAAAAAATATGAAAGACATATTTCTGAAAAAGCTTCGGATGCAATTGAAAAAGTGGAAGTCCCTTCAAAGCAGCGATATTTTGAAAGAATGCAGGCTGTTGTAAAATGGCTGGAAGACAACCCGGCATTTTATCATTATTATTTTAAGAAATATTATGTCTGTCCTGCCTGTGGAGCTTCTATCTTTGACAGGTATTCAAAAGAGGAAGTAGGGGATTGGATCGTTATTTCCTGTTCTGAATGCGGTGAGCTGATTAAGAAATACTTCGCTCCAAAAACTCTTTGATGTATACATCTCCAACTATCTTTTAATTTCGGCCATATTTGTATTTTGTTTTTCTCACGTCTTGTGTAATGCCCTTTTTTAAATTTCAATTTTGATTATAAAGCGTGATAAATCCAATATGTTTTTATGTGATGATTCATTAGAAGATTCAAAATAAAATCCAGTGGACCATTTATTATACAAATGCAGTGACGTTACATAAAGTCAATTGGTTCACATTTATTTGATATTCATAATCAGGTGAGTTATATGTCAGGAATTGTCGATAGTAATATCGTATATAGTTACATCCCGGTTGCGGTGTTTCTTGTCGTCTCACTACTGATGCCTCCAATGACGATGTTGATCGTTAAATTGCTCAGTCCAAGGAGCAAGGGTGCGGAGAAATATTCCACTTATGAGTCAGGATCGGTTCCTACCGGCCCGGCACGTATTCAGTTCAATGTGGAGTATTACCTCTATGCGATCGCATTCGTATTGTTTGATATCGAAGTCCTCTTCCTTTACCCGTGGGCTATGATATACAGAGGTAATACAGGAGTAGATACGACGGTAGCGGTAGTCGAAATGCTTGTGTTCATTTTTGTTCTCCTGTTCGGTTATGCATTCTTATGGAAGAAGGGGGCCCTTAAATGGATGAAGAATTAAAAGAAAAATCCTATGAACAGCCCGTTGCTAAAGAACAGGTGGAAGAGGAAGAAAATATTCCCGGTGTGGTAACTACCACTTCTCAGGAAATAAATAAATTCCTCCAGAAAACCAAAGCTCAGGACTTCATAAACTGGGGTCGTAAGAACTCTCTATGGTTTATGGCCCAGGCAATGGGATGCTGTGGTGTGGAGATTATTGTAACAGGTATGTCTCCTATGGATACCGATCGTTTTGGTATCATTCCCAGGAATTCCCCCAGACAGGCAGATGTTATGATAATCAGTGGGTATGTTACAAAGAAATATCTTCCCGCTCTCAAGAAATTATATGATCAGATGCCTTCTCCTAAATGGGTAATCGCTATGGGTGACTGTTCTATAAGTGGCGGTCCATTTTACGAGTCCTACAGTACCGTACAGAACATAGATGAGATATTCCCGGTTGATGTTTTCATCCCCGGGTGTCCTCCCAGGCCTGAAGCATTAATTCAGGGCTTCCTTGAAATCCAGAAAAAGATTGAAGCCAGGGAAGATAAGGGGTCAGGATATGACAGGTGATATCATGGATGCGGAAAAGATTATTGATTCACTGACTAGTAAGTTCCCGGAAGCAATCTCAGATACAAATATCGAGTCTGAAAGACGTATTTCTGCATATGCTGATGCTGATAATATTGTGGATGTATGCCAGTATCTAAAAGATGAACTCCAGTTTGGGCACCTTAGTTCTGAAACAGCGGTAGATTTGATTCAGAAAAACGAAATTGATGTCGTATATCACATAGGTT from Methanohalophilus halophilus includes these protein-coding regions:
- a CDS encoding phytoene desaturase family protein — its product is MKINVIGAGLGGLLSAASLATEGHEIEVFERLPITGGRFTNIEYHGFSLSTGALHMIPHGSTGPLGNLLRKIGADVAIVPCKPMAIIRIPVDGSNNYKSGFKDISFNQYGSQFSMWNRLKLSILLVTTRRWPPKNISFENWICKYLNEDSAHKTANSFCGWALSLTNRDVPAEEAFEIFENLYRYGGTGIPIGGCKGVTDALVEIIRSNGGKIHKNTEVSQVIVEDNTARGVITDGIKNYSDIVISNIGHPFTRDLYDSGAIDNAYEEKIDNAKPSAGIKICLAAEEPLIGHNGILLTPYCRRVNGINEVTNTDPNLAPAGKHLVMAHQSVQQEKIDKIEEEIEIGLKDLKEVFPNKKYEVILTQSYYDGWPVNRASSGSDIGNTTPINNLYVVGDGAKGKGGIEVEGVALGVMNTLDIIKQQNVD
- a CDS encoding 4Fe-4S binding protein; translated protein: MQVNEKCVGCGQCTAFCKQDAILVKGNAYITEKCTNCGACAFYCPLKAIEAGK
- a CDS encoding DUF22 domain-containing protein, translating into MSAEIIQVVSRKKGEIVSKKVKAAPYEFTIATRARWEMVIADNDLEIRAGEYKKIPVREITLDPDTLAMPCAFTYHAVASVLKIASTEGACPVDKERTVRYAYVFGQTNGKIREGDLLGVLNVFPIMFTREAMTPTEVD
- the fpoA gene encoding F420H2 dehydrogenase subunit FpoA, with product MSGIVDSNIVYSYIPVAVFLVVSLLMPPMTMLIVKLLSPRSKGAEKYSTYESGSVPTGPARIQFNVEYYLYAIAFVLFDIEVLFLYPWAMIYRGNTGVDTTVAVVEMLVFIFVLLFGYAFLWKKGALKWMKN
- the fpoB gene encoding F(420)H(2) dehydrogenase subunit B, which produces MDEELKEKSYEQPVAKEQVEEEENIPGVVTTTSQEINKFLQKTKAQDFINWGRKNSLWFMAQAMGCCGVEIIVTGMSPMDTDRFGIIPRNSPRQADVMIISGYVTKKYLPALKKLYDQMPSPKWVIAMGDCSISGGPFYESYSTVQNIDEIFPVDVFIPGCPPRPEALIQGFLEIQKKIEAREDKGSGYDR